A region from the Desulfuromonas sp. TF genome encodes:
- a CDS encoding nucleoside deaminase, with translation MDEYMRAALEEAKAGLAEGGIPVGSVLVHNGQIIGRGRNRRVQCGSAILHGETDAIESADRQPAAIYRQCTIYTTLSPCAMCSEAILLFGTVSSAEMRPNSRFVCLQNSSDPKPLCIWLIFAVVGLVASILRR, from the coding sequence AGGAGGCGAAAGCGGGGCTGGCGGAGGGAGGAATTCCGGTAGGGTCGGTGCTCGTCCACAACGGACAAATCATCGGACGCGGCCGAAACCGTCGGGTCCAGTGCGGGAGCGCCATCCTCCACGGGGAGACGGACGCCATCGAGAGCGCCGATCGGCAGCCGGCGGCGATCTACCGCCAGTGCACCATCTACACCACCCTTTCCCCGTGCGCCATGTGCAGCGAGGCGATTCTTCTGTTCGGCACAGTCTCGTCGGCTGAAATGAGACCCAACTCAAGGTTCGTCTGTTTGCAAAATTCTTCTGATCCTAAGCCTCTCTGCATATGGTTAATTTTTGCAGTAGTCGGTCTAGTTGCGTCCATTCTTCGGAGGTGA